The genomic segment ACTGTACATAATTAAAGTGTGCACTTACTTTTGGCCCACCCTGTACATTACTCATCTTTTTGCATTTGCTCAGCTTTCTGTTAATTGATTATTTTACATATTGTATGAAGCTCCATCATACCAAGCCGATGAATTGTGGCTGTAattcttttcattatttttatgaattcCAGTTAATTAAATGGAAACACCGAGGAAAAGCAGCGGCAAAAAGGCCGGCAAAAAGCCCATCCAGGTCAAGACGTTGTTCACATCCCCTTTTACGCTGAACTGGAGCCCTCTTCCACAAAAGGACATGCATTTTATTCTGACAACCTTGAAAGACAAACTCATTTCCATGGGGCTTGAGAAGAAGGAAGTGAAGGTGTTTCGGCcgtggaggaaaaaacaaagaggTCCGGATTCCTCATCTATGGATACGGACACAAATAAAGTGGAGGATTCTCCGAAAGGTGGCTGGACAGATGTGGCCGCGAGACGACAACTCGCCCTGGGCATCAACGAGGTCACCAAAGCTCTGGAGAGGAACCAACTTAAGCTGGTTCTGGTGTGCAAGTCGATCAAGCCCAAGCACATGACCAACCACCTGATAGAGTTGAGCGCCAGTAGAGGTGTCCCCGCCTGCCAAGTTCCGCGTTTGAGCGAAAGCATGGGGCCACTGCTAGGCCTGAAGAGCGTCCTCGCTCTGGGGTTCAGACACAGCTGCAACCAAGGTGACGACAATGACAAGGCAGAGGCGTTCAATGACACTGTGGATGCAATTATACCCAGGATGCCCTCTGTGGATGTTGCTTGGCTACAAGGTACAGCATCCGGTGTTGAATTGCAACACACTGCTGATGCTAAAGAGGAGGAAGGTGGACAGAGGGCGggccaaaaaagaaaactggaGCCGGAGAGTAAACACTGCACCCTGCAACCTctcaaagtaacaaaaattGTTTCCAACCCAGCCAAGATAAAAAGAAAGCGTAATCGGAAGCAGGCCAAGTGAAATTAAGTTCCCTTAAATTTTGTCCTCCTCGTTATTTGGAGTTTGTTGTTTGTGCCTGGAGACAGACATATTAGGTTCATTTAttactactcacaaaaagttggggATATTGGGCTTTGGTTTGAAATTTTACGATGAACCTAAAACGCACTCTAAGCTTTTTATCTATGAATCAACCAATACATTTTCTTCTTAAATTAGAAATGTTTAATGGTCCTCTTCATCATTCTGTCCACGCACCCAACAATTGACTAACACTAGCTCACCATTGAAAGAAGTTTCAACAGGGATACAAAGAAACTGGAAGAGTCATAGAAAAGCATACTGGTGGATGTACTTGAAAATAATGTACAAAAAAGATGTGCGTTGGTTCTTTCTATTAgaaaaggtcaaattaagttcaccttATGCATTCTAGTCCTGAAATTCACCCGAAAACACCAACAATCCCATTTGTGCATAATGTATTTATTACAATGTTTTTTGTACTGAACgtctctgatcttttttttttccatgccatGATTAATTGAAAGATGCTTTAAAGTTCCACTATTCCAATTCAGCAAGCATCCAAGGCTTAACTCTTGGCATTTTGTTTCATCagaaggcattaaaaaaaacataccggtaCACTGAAAGTTACAACTCCAGAATTACTGTACCAGTCATCACGTACTGTaaag from the Hippocampus zosterae strain Florida chromosome 5, ASM2543408v3, whole genome shotgun sequence genome contains:
- the rpp38 gene encoding ribonuclease P protein subunit p38, encoding METPRKSSGKKAGKKPIQVKTLFTSPFTLNWSPLPQKDMHFILTTLKDKLISMGLEKKEVKVFRPWRKKQRGPDSSSMDTDTNKVEDSPKGGWTDVAARRQLALGINEVTKALERNQLKLVLVCKSIKPKHMTNHLIELSASRGVPACQVPRLSESMGPLLGLKSVLALGFRHSCNQGDDNDKAEAFNDTVDAIIPRMPSVDVAWLQGTASGVELQHTADAKEEEGGQRAGQKRKLEPESKHCTLQPLKVTKIVSNPAKIKRKRNRKQAK